Genomic segment of Hydrogenobacter sp.:
CACCGTAAGGAGAGTTAAAAGAAAAGAGTCTGGGAGATAACTCCGGAAGGGAAAAACCGTGTTCGGGACACGTCAGCTTCTCACTAAAGACTTCCTCACCCTCTCTCTCCACATCCTGAACTACCAAGAGACCCTTTGAAAGTTCAAGAGCTTTCTCTATAGCACTTAAAAGTCTTGCCCTTTCTTCTGGCTCAAGGGTAAGCCTGTCTATAACTACTTCTATATTGTGCTTTCTGTTTTTATCCAAAGGCGGAACGTCCTCTATCCTTCTGTACTCTCCATCTACCCTGACTCTTGAAAAGCCTTTCATGTAAAGTTCCTTAATTATGTCTTTAAACTCACCCTTCTTACCCCTGACAACAGGTGAAAGTACCGTGATTCTTCTTCCGCTGTATTTTCCCCAAACCTTCTCAAGCATTTCGTGAGCTGAAAGACCCTCCAGGAGTCTTCCGCATGTGGGACAGTAAGGTTTGCCTATGTTTGCCCAGAGTACTCGCATATAATCGTATATTTCTGTAACTGTTCCCACAGTTGAACGTGGATTTTTTGATGTAGTTTTCTGATCTATGGCAATAGCGGGAGAAAGACCCTCTATTATATCTACATCTGGCTTTTCCATAACACCCAGAAACTGCCTCGCGTAAGAAGATAGGGATTCTACGTACCTTCTTTGTCCTTCCGCATATATGGTGTCAAAAGCGAGTGAAGATTTTCCGCTTCCTGAGGGACCCGTGATCACAACCAGCCTGTTTTTGGGTATATCAAGATCTACATTTTTTAGGTTGTGCTGTCTTGCTCCTCTTATTACTATACTTGTGTACATATCCTATAATATACTTCATGCAGGGAAAGGCGAAGATAGGTGTATTGACAGTATCCGACAGAGCAAGTAGAGGAGAATATGAAGACATAAGTGGCAGGTACATCATAGAGTACCTAAACGATGTGATCACATCACCCTTTGAAATCGTTTACAGGATCGTACCAGATGAGAGGGACATAATAGAAGGGGCTCTCGTACATATGTCTGATATAGATAAATGTTGTCTTATACTTACTACCGGCGGGACAGGTCCGGCACCGAGGGATGTAACTCCCGAAGCTACTCAAACGGTATGTGAAAAGCTACTTCCCGGATTTGGAGAACTTATGAGGAGCGTTTCTTTAAATCAGGTACCTACAGCTATACTCTCAAGACAGATCGCAGGTATAAGAGGAAGTACGTTGATAGTAAACCTTCCGGGTAAACCTCAATCCATTAAGGTATGTTTAGATGCGGTATTCCCGGCTATTCCTTACTGTATAGATCTGATAGGAGGACCATACATAACTACCGACGAGAAGAAAGTTAAAGCCTTTAGACCTTCAAAATAGTGAACTACTCCAGCATTCCCTACCACTGCAAGGTCTTAGAAACCAGTTCCAATTTTTATTGACAAATTTACTCAAACATACTATATTGCTCAATATAAAGATGCATAGAGCCGTTCAGGTCTCATGCCCTTTGACAAAAAGGAAAAAGGACATTATCAAAAAATTGCTCATAGAATACAGAAAAACAGCAAAAGCCATAGCCAGCTATCAGTGGTTTCTATTTTTTAACACAAGCTCTTTCAACAGAAAGGCAAACATAAAACATATAAGCTCTAACCTCTCTGAAAGATACAAATACACCATTCAATACCATGTGGTAGTGCCTGTTTTGGAAAGCTTTATTTCCAATATCAAAAACAGATTTTCTGAAATTGTCAAAAACTCCAATCTGCCGGAGAAAACCAAAAGGGTTTTGCTATATCTTAACAAAAACAACGAGTGGCTCATAAGAAAGTCTGAAAAAGCTGTTTATGTGGAATACAAAAACAAAACTGTTTTTGAATATGAAATAACAGAGGAAGAAAGGCTGTTAGTCAAAAAGGTCTTCAAGCATTTACTGAACAAATGGAGAAAACCTAAATTTAACAAGGTTTCTCTCATACTTGACAGCAAGACAGCCCTGATAGAAGAGCCAGAGAAAGCTCAACATTTTGACAGATGGATAAGACTATCTACTTTTGAGAAAGGAAAACCCATTTATTTGCCTGTCAAATTTCATGACTACTTTGAGAAAAGAAGAGGTAAGATAACAAACCTAGTCCAGATAGAAGAAGACCGTACTTTAAGGATAGTAAAAGAGATAGAACCAAAGAAAATAGAAGGAGAAGAAATAATAGCCTTGGATTTTGGACTTAGGAACTTTTTAAGTAGCTCAAAAGGAGATTTATTTGGAAGAAAGTTGTATGAAAAGGTTAAGGAATATGCGGAGAAGATAGATAGACTACAAAGAAACCTGCAAAGACAAGGGATAAAGCCAACAGAAAGCAAGAGGTTTGTAAGACTTACAGAAAAGCTATCTGCATTCATAAAGAATGAAATCAGAAGGATAATAAACAGGATTGTA
This window contains:
- the mog gene encoding molybdopterin adenylyltransferase, with the translated sequence MQGKAKIGVLTVSDRASRGEYEDISGRYIIEYLNDVITSPFEIVYRIVPDERDIIEGALVHMSDIDKCCLILTTGGTGPAPRDVTPEATQTVCEKLLPGFGELMRSVSLNQVPTAILSRQIAGIRGSTLIVNLPGKPQSIKVCLDAVFPAIPYCIDLIGGPYITTDEKKVKAFRPSK
- a CDS encoding transposase — its product is MHRAVQVSCPLTKRKKDIIKKLLIEYRKTAKAIASYQWFLFFNTSSFNRKANIKHISSNLSERYKYTIQYHVVVPVLESFISNIKNRFSEIVKNSNLPEKTKRVLLYLNKNNEWLIRKSEKAVYVEYKNKTVFEYEITEEERLLVKKVFKHLLNKWRKPKFNKVSLILDSKTALIEEPEKAQHFDRWIRLSTFEKGKPIYLPVKFHDYFEKRRGKITNLVQIEEDRTLRIVKEIEPKKIEGEEIIALDFGLRNFLSSSKGDLFGRKLYEKVKEYAEKIDRLQRNLQRQGIKPTESKRFVRLTEKLSAFIKNEIRRIINRIVKLYAPKVIVIENLKSLYKKFLLEYPKAVKRVIVRYGYGELKRKLQEIKEEYGIEVMEVNPAYSSQTCSSCGYVDKENRKTQEKFECRLCGYKASADVNGAKNLV